The following coding sequences lie in one Anomaloglossus baeobatrachus isolate aAnoBae1 chromosome 7, aAnoBae1.hap1, whole genome shotgun sequence genomic window:
- the LOC142246004 gene encoding gamma-crystallin 2-like yields MGKIIFYEDKNFQGRSYECNSDNTDLHSHFSRCNSIKVETGNWMVYERANNQGHQYFLRRGEYPDFQHWMGFNDSISSCRIIPQHRGTFRIRIYEREDFRGHTVEFIEDCPQVYEEFKYHDICSCNVLEGHWIFYEMPSYRGRQYYLRPGEYRRHSDWGAVNPRVGSFRRVQDLH; encoded by the exons ATGGGAAAG ATCATCTTTTATGAAGACAAGAACTTCCAAGGTCGCTCCTATGAGTGTAATTCTGACAACACAGATCTTCACTCCCATTTCAGCCGCTGCAACTCCATCAAAGTGGAAACTGGAAACTGGATGGTGTATGAACGTGCCAACAATCAGGGGCACCAGTACTTTTTACGAAGAGGAGAATATCCTGACTTCCAGCACTGGATGGGGTTCAATGACTCCATCAGCTCTTGTCGCATTATTCCTCAG CATCGTGGAACTTTCCGTATTAGAATCTATGAGAGAGAAGACTTCAGGGGCCACACAGTGGAATTCATTGAAGATTGCCCACAAGTGTATGAAGAATTTAAGTACCATGACATCTGCTCATGCAATGTGCTGGAAGGACACTGGATCTTCTATGAAATGCCCAGTTATAGAGGGCGTCAGTATTACCTCAGACCAGGAGAGTACAGAAGACACTCAGATTGGGGTGCTGTGAACCCAAGGGTTGGCTCCTTTAGAAGAGTTCAGGATCTGCATTAA